The following proteins are encoded in a genomic region of Phycisphaerales bacterium:
- a CDS encoding GC-type dockerin domain-anchored protein has protein sequence MQPRPNDAVFPRPARLIAGLAVLAGSTLSLADTDVTGQVDKKMKQCLTFTVDRDSELDTPVRDLHFARGGLPEGFENLEVEVKTEDGMELDGWVVDVRNGKVNVYSPDGEIPTGKTTIKLTIDNSGEGEDYKWGTKASQKTELYTTEDGDHLTSNDQSEETLTDHGKEGHLAATVSADPPTRTGDVLLSPATDPAFIEPFASVACAYTGSEPFTTAPTSWWRSFPLADMGIVGGFVATEAIIPVEAAAHPDGSQAVTVRLYLDRDGGAPGIDDLELLAAAGVAADDMELSTISLPISARLPAGATLVMEVQSDDGSSPGAPGTALGGRFFIGGNTLDQPTPSYFSSGPCGIEEPVDIRDLGFGLSLGVQLLGYEEAGCYPDLDGDGVLTLFDFLAFQNFFDTGDPAADCDGSGELNLFDFLCFQNAFDAGCPGAAIAIDAVEPDEARPGEELSIFGSGFGESADEIRVMLGADDAGRGGVEAEILRVSPTELRVRLPETEGVGSGDAVVVSIGEAIDPPPFTSDVFDDMTLAAFNVKADAMRLGALSIFSDVDLSTETVKTGVPHCWKVSGHAQRGDTQKVVVVITNPDGSKTTHTRKATYKGDTSEEDTGNDLADWLNNLPGVTASYDAVKNKITVSADNVTTVTITTTGGNHTIE, from the coding sequence ATGCAACCGCGCCCGAACGACGCCGTCTTTCCGCGCCCCGCACGCCTCATCGCAGGCCTGGCCGTGCTGGCCGGGTCGACGCTCTCGCTGGCCGACACCGACGTCACCGGCCAGGTCGACAAGAAGATGAAGCAGTGCCTGACCTTCACCGTCGACCGCGACAGCGAACTGGACACGCCCGTGCGAGACCTGCACTTCGCCCGCGGCGGCCTTCCCGAAGGCTTTGAAAACCTCGAGGTCGAGGTCAAGACCGAGGACGGCATGGAGCTGGACGGCTGGGTCGTCGACGTGCGCAACGGCAAGGTCAACGTCTACTCGCCCGACGGCGAGATCCCCACCGGCAAGACCACCATCAAGCTCACCATCGACAACAGCGGCGAGGGCGAGGACTACAAGTGGGGCACGAAGGCAAGCCAGAAGACCGAGCTCTACACCACCGAGGACGGCGACCACCTGACCTCCAACGACCAGTCAGAAGAGACGCTCACCGACCACGGCAAGGAGGGCCACCTGGCCGCCACCGTCTCGGCCGACCCGCCAACCCGCACGGGCGACGTGCTGCTCTCGCCGGCCACCGACCCGGCGTTCATCGAGCCCTTCGCCAGCGTGGCCTGCGCCTACACCGGCAGCGAGCCCTTCACCACCGCTCCCACGAGCTGGTGGCGCAGCTTCCCGCTCGCGGACATGGGCATCGTCGGCGGCTTCGTCGCCACCGAGGCCATCATTCCCGTGGAGGCCGCCGCCCACCCCGACGGCTCCCAGGCCGTCACAGTCCGGCTCTACCTCGACCGCGACGGCGGCGCCCCGGGCATCGACGACCTCGAACTGCTGGCCGCCGCGGGCGTGGCCGCCGACGACATGGAGCTGTCGACCATCAGCCTGCCCATCAGCGCCCGCCTGCCCGCCGGCGCGACGCTGGTGATGGAGGTCCAGTCCGACGACGGCTCGAGCCCGGGCGCCCCCGGCACGGCACTGGGCGGGCGGTTCTTCATTGGCGGCAACACGCTCGACCAGCCCACGCCCAGCTACTTCTCTTCGGGCCCCTGCGGCATCGAAGAACCCGTCGACATCCGGGACCTGGGCTTCGGCCTGAGCCTGGGCGTCCAGTTGCTTGGATACGAAGAGGCCGGCTGCTACCCCGACCTGGACGGCGACGGCGTCCTCACGCTGTTCGACTTCCTGGCCTTCCAGAACTTCTTCGACACGGGCGACCCGGCCGCCGATTGCGACGGCTCGGGCGAGCTGAACCTCTTCGACTTCCTCTGCTTTCAGAACGCCTTCGACGCCGGCTGCCCGGGCGCGGCCATCGCCATCGACGCCGTCGAGCCCGACGAGGCCAGGCCGGGCGAAGAGCTGAGCATCTTCGGCTCGGGCTTCGGTGAGTCCGCTGACGAGATCCGCGTCATGCTCGGCGCCGACGACGCCGGCCGCGGCGGGGTGGAGGCGGAGATCCTCCGCGTCTCGCCCACCGAGCTGCGCGTCCGCCTGCCCGAGACCGAGGGCGTGGGCAGCGGCGACGCGGTCGTAGTCTCCATCGGCGAAGCGATCGACCCGCCGCCCTTCACCAGCGACGTCTTCGACGACATGACCCTGGCGGCCTTCAACGTCAAGGCCGACGCCATGCGTCTGGGCGCCCTGTCGATCTTTTCCGACGTCGACCTGTCGACCGAGACGGTCAAGACCGGCGTGCCCCACTGCTGGAAGGTCAGCGGCCACGCCCAGCGCGGCGACACGCAGAAGGTCGTCGTCGTCATCACCAACCCCGACGGCTCCAAGACCACCCACACCCGCAAGGCAACCTACAAGGGCGACACCAGCGAAGAAGACACCGGCAACGACCTGGCCGACTGGCTCAACAACCTGCCGGGCGTCACCGCCAGCTACGACGCGGTCAAGAACAAGATCACCGTCTCGGCCGACAACGTCACGACGGTCACCATCACCACCACCGGCGGCAACCACACCATCGAGTAG
- a CDS encoding ABC-F family ATP-binding cassette domain-containing protein, whose protein sequence is MPTLLTARELTKVYPSKTLFEGVSVHVEDGERIGLIGPNGAGKSTLMKILAGRQAPDAGDLTRRRGLRAFYIDQDDRFAEGATPLTVVRESLASEDEHGTDATTRASIALTKLGFEDLEQPVQTLSGGWRKRLSIARALAGEPELLLLDEPTNHLDLEGVVWLESFVRASPIAMVFVTHDRRFLENTATRIIELSAAYPGGAFEAVGNYSTFVRRKDAFLDAQQAAQSAISGKVRRDTAWLHQGVKGRGTRNKSQVTAAAERRQELKETRERNLAPTKTTTIAFNATQRQTNKLLTLHGIAKTLGSKKLFAGLDLTLTPGQRIGLMGVNGSGKTTLMRLMSGDMEPDAGTIKRADELRVVTFSQHRDALEQDQSLRDAFKPVGDFVHYQGSRVHISGWAKRFLFEPEQLPMKLKDLSGGEQARVLIANLMLNPADVLLLDEPTNDLDIPSLEVLEQALMEFPGAIVLVSHDRFLLERIATEYLALDGKGNAKWFASMEQWQAAVLKAEKAEAEQAKPEQAASTSAKPSTPKPGKLSYKLQREYDGMEEAILEAEAELEHKQAEAADPALANDHARAAKIYEQLGASQKKVKDLYARWAELDAMRGG, encoded by the coding sequence ATGCCCACGCTGCTGACCGCCCGCGAACTGACGAAGGTGTACCCGTCCAAGACGCTCTTCGAGGGCGTGTCGGTGCACGTGGAGGACGGCGAGCGGATCGGCCTGATCGGGCCCAACGGTGCGGGCAAGTCGACGCTGATGAAGATCCTCGCCGGCAGGCAGGCGCCCGACGCGGGCGACCTGACGCGGCGGCGCGGGCTGCGGGCGTTCTACATCGATCAGGACGATCGGTTTGCCGAGGGCGCCACGCCGCTGACGGTGGTGCGCGAGAGCCTGGCGAGCGAGGATGAACATGGCACGGACGCGACCACGCGCGCGTCGATCGCCCTGACCAAGCTGGGCTTCGAGGACCTGGAGCAGCCGGTGCAGACGCTCTCGGGCGGGTGGCGCAAGCGGCTGTCGATCGCCCGGGCGCTGGCGGGCGAACCGGAATTGCTCTTGCTCGATGAGCCGACGAACCACCTGGACCTGGAGGGCGTCGTGTGGCTCGAGTCGTTCGTCCGCGCCTCGCCCATCGCGATGGTGTTCGTGACGCACGACCGCCGCTTCCTCGAGAACACGGCGACCCGGATCATCGAGCTCTCGGCGGCCTACCCCGGCGGCGCGTTCGAGGCGGTGGGCAACTACAGCACGTTCGTCAGGCGGAAGGACGCGTTCCTGGATGCCCAGCAGGCGGCCCAGTCTGCGATTTCAGGGAAGGTCCGGCGCGACACGGCCTGGCTGCACCAGGGCGTCAAGGGCCGCGGCACGCGCAACAAGAGCCAGGTGACCGCCGCGGCCGAGCGCAGGCAGGAACTCAAGGAGACCAGGGAGCGCAACCTCGCGCCGACGAAGACAACGACGATCGCCTTTAACGCCACGCAGCGGCAGACCAACAAGCTGCTGACGCTGCACGGCATCGCCAAGACGCTCGGAAGCAAGAAGCTGTTCGCCGGGCTCGACCTCACGCTGACCCCCGGCCAGCGCATCGGCCTCATGGGCGTCAACGGCTCGGGCAAGACGACGCTCATGCGGCTCATGTCCGGCGACATGGAGCCCGACGCGGGCACGATCAAGCGGGCGGACGAGCTCAGGGTCGTCACCTTCAGCCAGCACCGCGACGCGCTCGAGCAGGACCAAAGCCTGCGCGACGCGTTCAAGCCCGTGGGCGACTTCGTGCACTACCAGGGCTCGCGCGTGCACATCAGCGGCTGGGCCAAGCGGTTCCTGTTCGAGCCCGAGCAATTGCCCATGAAGCTCAAGGACCTCTCCGGCGGCGAGCAGGCCCGCGTACTCATCGCCAACCTCATGCTCAACCCCGCCGACGTGCTGCTGCTGGACGAGCCGACGAACGATCTTGATATCCCGTCGCTGGAAGTGCTCGAGCAGGCGCTGATGGAGTTCCCCGGCGCCATCGTGCTGGTCAGCCACGACCGGTTCCTGCTCGAGCGCATCGCGACGGAGTACCTGGCGCTCGACGGCAAGGGCAACGCGAAGTGGTTCGCCTCGATGGAGCAGTGGCAGGCGGCGGTCTTGAAGGCCGAGAAGGCAGAGGCCGAGCAAGCCAAGCCCGAGCAGGCCGCGTCGACGTCAGCGAAGCCCAGCACCCCCAAGCCCGGCAAGCTCTCGTACAAGCTGCAGCGCGAGTACGACGGCATGGAGGAGGCGATCCTGGAAGCCGAGGCCGAGCTGGAGCACAAGCAGGCCGAGGCGGCCGACCCCGCGCTGGCCAATGACCACGCAAGGGCGGCGAAGATCTATGAACAACTCGGCGCGAGCCAGAAGAAGGTGAAGGATCTGTACGCGCGGTGGGCCGAGCTCGATGCGATGCGGGGCGGGTAA
- a CDS encoding AbgT family transporter, giving the protein MPEPPASRNGRPRNLLAAPGRAFATFLRIVEWLGNCLPHPVTLFALLALAVALVSGIAAWAGWQVTFERPLPGGGVEAETIVATNIISGDGFRWLVQNLVTNFTSFAPLGTVLVALLGVAVAERSGLLSAVIRAMVLGAPPKLVTLVVVFAGVQSNIASEMGYVVLIPLAMVVFHSLGRHPYAGLAAAFAGVSGGYSANLLLGTIDPLLAGITQEAAQIVAPGYEVHAAVNLFFMQASVGMVTILGWAVTTFIVEPRLGKYNPANADESVEKDPSLSRLTPQEWRGLRHAAVAAFVTILAFAYLAGPLLTKKVEVPPTVTITQYVQATPEQQAEFVQQAEGPVDKRVLRVPTGSPVNKLDALPAYGVLRNQDTGGLMPSPFLKGVVAMIFVFFIVPGFVYGRAVGTMKNDRDIIDAMAHGMSTLGLYIVLVFFAAQFVAMFNYSGLGRMLAVVGADGIRALGIDSPIVFIPFILMCCFINLMLGSASAQWAATAPIFVPMLMGVGYSPEVIQAAYRIGDSTTNIITPMMSYFGLILAVAARYDKKLGIGTMIATMLPYSIAFLIGWMILFYVWVFALGWPVGPGAETYFTP; this is encoded by the coding sequence ATGCCCGAACCACCCGCCAGCCGGAACGGACGCCCCAGGAACCTGCTGGCCGCCCCCGGCCGGGCGTTCGCCACGTTCCTCCGCATCGTCGAGTGGTTGGGCAACTGCCTGCCCCACCCCGTCACGCTGTTCGCGTTGCTCGCCCTGGCCGTCGCCCTGGTCAGCGGCATCGCGGCGTGGGCCGGCTGGCAGGTCACGTTCGAGCGCCCCTTGCCCGGCGGGGGCGTCGAGGCCGAGACCATCGTGGCCACCAACATCATCTCCGGTGACGGCTTCCGCTGGCTCGTCCAGAACCTGGTCACCAACTTCACCAGCTTCGCCCCCCTGGGCACCGTGCTCGTCGCGCTGCTGGGCGTGGCGGTGGCCGAGCGCAGCGGCCTGCTGAGCGCCGTGATCCGAGCCATGGTGCTCGGGGCCCCGCCCAAGCTCGTCACGCTCGTCGTCGTCTTCGCCGGCGTGCAGAGCAACATCGCCAGCGAGATGGGCTACGTCGTGCTCATTCCCCTTGCCATGGTCGTCTTCCACTCGCTGGGTCGCCATCCATACGCCGGTCTCGCCGCCGCCTTTGCAGGCGTCAGCGGCGGCTACAGCGCCAACCTGCTGCTGGGCACCATCGACCCCCTGCTCGCCGGCATCACGCAGGAGGCCGCCCAGATCGTCGCCCCGGGCTACGAGGTCCACGCCGCGGTCAACCTGTTCTTCATGCAGGCAAGCGTGGGCATGGTCACCATCCTGGGCTGGGCCGTCACCACCTTCATCGTCGAGCCGCGCCTCGGGAAGTACAACCCCGCCAACGCCGACGAGTCCGTCGAGAAGGATCCGAGCCTCAGCAGGCTCACGCCCCAGGAGTGGCGCGGCCTCAGGCACGCCGCCGTCGCGGCCTTCGTGACCATCCTGGCGTTCGCCTACCTCGCCGGGCCGCTGTTGACGAAGAAGGTCGAGGTCCCCCCCACCGTCACCATCACCCAGTACGTGCAGGCCACGCCCGAGCAGCAGGCCGAGTTTGTGCAGCAGGCCGAGGGCCCGGTCGACAAGCGCGTCCTCCGCGTGCCCACGGGCTCGCCGGTGAACAAGCTCGACGCCCTGCCCGCCTACGGCGTCCTGCGCAACCAGGACACCGGCGGGCTCATGCCAAGCCCCTTCCTCAAGGGCGTCGTCGCCATGATCTTCGTCTTCTTCATCGTCCCCGGCTTCGTCTACGGACGGGCCGTGGGCACGATGAAGAACGACCGCGACATCATCGACGCGATGGCCCATGGCATGAGCACGCTGGGGCTGTACATCGTGCTGGTCTTCTTCGCCGCCCAGTTCGTGGCGATGTTCAACTACTCGGGCCTCGGCCGCATGCTCGCGGTCGTCGGCGCCGATGGCATCCGGGCCCTGGGCATCGACTCGCCCATCGTCTTCATCCCCTTCATCCTGATGTGCTGCTTCATCAACCTGATGCTGGGCAGCGCGAGCGCCCAGTGGGCCGCCACCGCGCCCATCTTCGTGCCCATGCTCATGGGCGTGGGCTATTCGCCCGAGGTCATCCAGGCCGCCTACCGCATCGGCGACAGCACGACCAACATCATCACGCCCATGATGAGCTACTTCGGCCTGATCCTGGCCGTCGCCGCCCGCTACGACAAGAAGCTGGGCATCGGCACGATGATCGCCACGATGCTGCCCTACTCGATCGCCTTCCTCATCGGCTGGATGATCCTGTTCTACGTCTGGGTGTTCGCCCTGGGTTGGCCGGTGGGCCCGGGGGCCGAGACGTACTTCACGCCGTAA
- a CDS encoding formimidoylglutamase, which translates to MEVPYATPPHTPIERTSGRFSNNVRPIDRFEPPRNNRQAVALLGMPDDTGIALNNGRPGAKDGPGAIRRVLTKMGVDRPQFDWPVVYDAGDVLPAGVGGDDIDETHRRVSEASAALASAGLFPIGLGGGHDLTFAFVRGVIDGLTDDQKPRQGVYLDPHLDVRETTGSGMPFRRLIEDCGVRSLALAGFDPLANSVAHLDWFWEHGGELVDLDAPPPDAPFFASLDMDAIDAAHAPGVSAMNPCGLTPRQAVAWAKRMAASPHVRCFDVMELSPPNDDRDRTARLAAYIVLAIIEQLEGRPA; encoded by the coding sequence ATGGAAGTGCCCTACGCCACGCCACCGCATACGCCCATCGAGCGCACCAGCGGTCGCTTCTCGAACAACGTTCGTCCCATCGATCGCTTCGAGCCGCCGCGGAACAACCGGCAGGCCGTGGCCCTCCTGGGCATGCCCGACGACACGGGCATCGCGCTCAACAACGGCCGGCCCGGCGCGAAGGACGGCCCGGGCGCCATCCGCCGCGTGCTCACGAAGATGGGCGTCGATCGCCCGCAGTTCGACTGGCCGGTGGTGTACGACGCCGGCGACGTGCTGCCCGCGGGCGTGGGGGGCGACGACATCGACGAGACCCACCGCCGCGTGAGCGAGGCATCGGCTGCTCTGGCGAGCGCCGGGCTCTTCCCGATCGGCCTGGGCGGTGGTCACGACCTGACCTTCGCCTTCGTCCGCGGCGTGATCGACGGGCTGACCGACGATCAGAAGCCGAGGCAGGGTGTCTACCTGGACCCGCACCTGGACGTCCGCGAGACCACCGGCTCGGGCATGCCCTTCCGTCGACTGATCGAGGACTGCGGCGTCCGCTCGCTCGCGCTGGCAGGCTTCGACCCGCTCGCCAACAGCGTCGCGCACCTGGACTGGTTCTGGGAGCACGGCGGGGAACTGGTCGATCTGGACGCCCCGCCGCCCGACGCCCCCTTCTTCGCCAGCCTCGACATGGACGCCATCGACGCCGCCCACGCGCCGGGCGTGAGCGCGATGAACCCGTGCGGCCTGACGCCCCGCCAGGCCGTCGCGTGGGCGAAACGCATGGCCGCCTCGCCCCACGTCCGCTGCTTCGACGTCATGGAGCTCAGCCCGCCCAACGACGATCGCGATCGCACGGCCCGGCTTGCGGCCTACATCGTGCTGGCCATCATTGAGCAGCTTGAAGGCCGCCCCGCATGA
- a CDS encoding carbon-nitrogen hydrolase family protein, protein MNRARIAALQYFVRPIADFGQFRDQVTGLVQTAADYDCDLVVFPEYFTVQLLTLGDIRRPMDQQVRDLTTRVPDYLELFEALSRRFGIHVIAGTIATADAAKPDVIHNDSFFFAPDGTHASQGKINMTRFEKEFWRVSPRDTLRLFDTPIGLIAIAICYDVEFPELCRAAAQAGAVILVVPSYTDDRQGFIRVRYCAQARAIENQMFVVNAATVGSLPMVPAVSLNYGQASILTPSDFPFSRDGVMAEGIPNQETMVIGEVALDVLKRNRQHGTVRPLRDSINYKAPRLERISLPAAGQAAPPPTPKRPRRRIVVRNTTPEHFAGIGELAALIYPDMTPWSDAYLASHLKAFPQGQLVAVEQASGLVVGACSGLVIDWDAQPDTSSWNALTAEGYYTNHDPVNGNTLLAADVMVRPGFQGQGIGRTLYQRGRFDLARQLGLWRVVAGSRLRGYHRYADRLTAEQYVVEVVQGRLNDPTLSFQLHLGFRVTAVIGNYFSGDPESEGYAAIIEWLNDEVADPEDHDRYDPRFAPPT, encoded by the coding sequence ATGAACCGAGCCCGCATCGCGGCCCTGCAGTACTTCGTCCGCCCCATCGCCGATTTCGGCCAGTTCCGCGATCAGGTCACCGGCCTGGTGCAGACCGCCGCCGACTACGACTGCGACCTGGTGGTCTTTCCCGAGTACTTCACCGTCCAGCTGCTCACGCTGGGCGACATCCGCCGGCCCATGGACCAGCAGGTGCGGGACCTGACCACCCGCGTGCCGGACTACCTCGAGCTCTTCGAGGCCCTGTCGCGGCGCTTTGGCATCCACGTCATCGCCGGCACCATCGCCACCGCCGATGCTGCCAAGCCAGACGTCATCCACAACGACAGCTTCTTCTTCGCCCCCGACGGCACGCACGCCAGCCAGGGCAAGATCAACATGACCCGCTTCGAGAAGGAATTCTGGCGCGTCAGCCCGCGCGACACGCTGCGCCTCTTCGACACGCCCATCGGCCTGATCGCCATCGCCATCTGCTACGACGTGGAGTTCCCCGAGCTCTGCCGCGCCGCCGCCCAGGCGGGCGCGGTCATCCTGGTTGTGCCCAGCTACACCGACGACCGCCAGGGCTTCATCCGCGTGCGCTACTGCGCCCAGGCCCGCGCCATCGAGAACCAGATGTTCGTGGTCAACGCCGCCACCGTCGGCTCGCTGCCCATGGTCCCCGCCGTCTCGCTCAACTACGGCCAGGCCTCCATCCTCACCCCCAGCGACTTCCCCTTCTCCCGCGACGGCGTGATGGCCGAGGGCATCCCCAACCAGGAGACCATGGTCATCGGCGAGGTCGCGCTCGACGTGCTCAAGCGCAACCGCCAGCACGGCACCGTCCGGCCGCTGCGCGACAGCATCAACTACAAGGCGCCCAGGCTCGAACGCATCAGCCTGCCCGCCGCCGGCCAGGCCGCGCCGCCACCAACGCCCAAGCGCCCGCGCCGCCGCATCGTGGTGCGCAACACCACGCCCGAGCACTTTGCCGGCATCGGCGAGCTGGCCGCGCTCATCTACCCCGACATGACGCCCTGGAGCGACGCGTACCTGGCCAGCCACCTCAAGGCCTTCCCGCAGGGCCAACTCGTCGCCGTCGAGCAGGCCTCGGGCCTGGTCGTGGGCGCCTGCTCGGGCCTGGTGATCGACTGGGACGCCCAGCCCGACACCAGCTCGTGGAACGCCCTGACCGCCGAGGGCTACTACACCAACCACGACCCCGTCAACGGCAACACGCTCCTGGCCGCCGACGTCATGGTCCGCCCGGGCTTCCAGGGCCAGGGCATCGGCCGCACGCTCTACCAGCGCGGCCGGTTCGACCTGGCCCGCCAGCTCGGGCTGTGGCGCGTCGTCGCCGGCTCGCGCCTGCGCGGCTACCACCGCTACGCCGACCGCCTGACCGCCGAGCAGTACGTGGTCGAGGTCGTCCAGGGCCGGCTCAACGACCCGACGCTGTCCTTCCAGCTGCACCTGGGCTTCCGCGTCACCGCCGTCATCGGCAACTACTTCTCGGGCGACCCCGAGAGCGAGGGCTACGCGGCCATCATCGAGTGGCTCAACGACGAGGTGGCCGACCCCGAGGACCACGATCGGTACGACCCGCGCTTCGCGCCGCCAACCTGA
- the hutI gene encoding imidazolonepropionase, with translation MTPPTLIANARILTLDERLGEGPLGLIERGWIRFKNGRVDEVRAGDPPAGVDALDANGRVLMPAFTDCHTHACWAGDRTDEWAARLAGASYLELLEAGGGIMSTVRAVRAASQGELTDRLLERLHTMLSLGTTAVEVKSGYGLRTQVELKMLRAIHEANDRFPGTVIATACIGHALDPDVDRERFIRTTIDETLPAVTSEFPGIAIDAYAEPAAWHLEECLELFDKAQAAGHPCRVHADQFTSMGMVEAALERNFLSVDHLEASSTELLQRVAQSDTHAVVLPCSGFHVDRRYADARTLLDHGGRVCIATNMNPGSAPCPSIPMAIALACRFNGPPANPPVTPEEAVLATTRTPARMLGLHDRGTLTPGSQADAILLAHTNERELAHTFGANPVDRVWVAGVEHEKARERAGQT, from the coding sequence ATGACTCCCCCCACCCTCATCGCCAACGCCCGCATCCTGACGCTGGATGAGCGCCTGGGCGAGGGCCCCCTCGGCCTCATCGAGCGCGGCTGGATCCGCTTCAAGAACGGCCGCGTCGACGAAGTTCGCGCCGGCGACCCGCCCGCCGGCGTCGACGCGCTGGACGCGAACGGCCGCGTCCTCATGCCCGCCTTCACCGATTGCCACACCCATGCCTGCTGGGCCGGCGACCGAACCGACGAGTGGGCCGCACGCCTGGCCGGGGCCTCGTACCTCGAACTGCTCGAGGCCGGCGGCGGCATCATGTCCACCGTCCGCGCCGTGCGCGCGGCCTCGCAAGGCGAGCTCACCGACCGGCTCCTCGAACGCCTGCACACCATGCTCTCGCTTGGCACGACCGCCGTCGAGGTGAAGTCTGGCTACGGCCTGCGCACGCAAGTCGAACTCAAGATGCTCCGCGCGATCCACGAAGCCAACGACCGCTTCCCCGGCACGGTGATCGCGACCGCCTGCATCGGCCACGCCCTCGACCCCGACGTTGATCGCGAACGCTTCATCCGCACCACCATCGACGAAACCCTCCCCGCCGTCACGAGCGAGTTTCCCGGCATCGCCATCGACGCCTACGCCGAGCCCGCCGCGTGGCATCTCGAAGAATGCCTCGAGCTGTTCGACAAGGCCCAGGCCGCCGGCCACCCCTGCCGCGTGCACGCCGACCAGTTCACGTCGATGGGCATGGTCGAGGCCGCCCTCGAACGCAACTTCCTGAGCGTCGACCACCTCGAGGCCAGTTCAACGGAGTTGCTCCAACGCGTCGCGCAGAGCGACACCCACGCCGTCGTCCTCCCGTGCAGCGGCTTCCATGTCGATCGCCGCTACGCCGACGCGCGAACGCTCCTCGACCACGGCGGCCGCGTGTGCATCGCCACGAACATGAACCCCGGCAGCGCCCCCTGCCCCAGCATCCCCATGGCCATCGCCCTCGCCTGCCGCTTCAACGGCCCCCCCGCCAACCCACCAGTCACGCCCGAAGAGGCCGTCCTCGCCACGACGCGCACGCCCGCCCGCATGCTCGGCCTGCACGATCGCGGCACCCTCACCCCGGGCTCGCAGGCCGACGCCATCCTCCTCGCCCACACCAACGAACGCGAGCTCGCCCACACCTTCGGCGCCAACCCCGTCGATCGGGTCTGGGTGGCGGGCGTGGAGCACGAAAAGGCCCGAGAACGGGCCGGCCAAACATGA
- a CDS encoding SET domain-containing protein: MMHPDTRLQFIDKTVGHGVVATKDIPRGTITWAQDELDRVFTPGEVDALGPLFFEQLDTYCFRNPRGHWILCWDHARFVNHSFRSNCMTTAYNFEIAIRDIPAGEQLTDDYGYLNIQRPFRAVDEGCQRTTVYPDDLTRYHAVWDAQLRRAWPDITRVDQPLRPLLEPALWARVHRVAAGREAMDSILTCYYPGEEPHPLVQAEGHQQSHHNGHGQRARRAHG; encoded by the coding sequence ATGATGCACCCCGATACGCGGCTGCAGTTCATCGACAAGACCGTCGGCCACGGCGTCGTCGCGACCAAGGACATCCCACGCGGCACCATCACCTGGGCACAGGACGAGCTGGACCGGGTCTTCACCCCCGGCGAGGTCGACGCCCTGGGCCCGCTCTTCTTCGAGCAGCTGGACACCTACTGCTTCCGCAACCCGCGGGGGCACTGGATCCTCTGCTGGGACCACGCCCGCTTCGTCAACCACTCGTTCCGCTCCAACTGCATGACGACCGCGTACAACTTCGAGATCGCCATCCGCGACATCCCCGCGGGCGAGCAGCTCACCGACGACTACGGCTACCTCAACATCCAGCGCCCGTTCCGGGCCGTCGACGAGGGCTGCCAGCGCACCACCGTCTACCCGGACGACCTGACGCGCTACCACGCCGTCTGGGACGCCCAGCTCCGCCGGGCCTGGCCGGACATCACCCGGGTCGACCAGCCCCTGCGCCCGCTGCTCGAGCCGGCCCTGTGGGCCCGCGTGCATCGCGTGGCCGCCGGCCGCGAGGCGATGGACTCGATCCTCACCTGCTATTACCCGGGCGAAGAGCCGCACCCGCTCGTGCAGGCCGAGGGCCACCAGCAGAGCCACCATAACGGCCACGGCCAGCGCGCCAGGCGCGCCCACGGCTAG